The following proteins come from a genomic window of Citrobacter europaeus:
- the crp gene encoding cAMP-activated global transcriptional regulator CRP, producing MVLGKPQTDPTLEWFLSHCHIHKYPSKSTLIHQGEKAETLYYIVKGSVAVLIKDEEGKEMILSYLNQGDFIGELGLFEEGQERSAWVRAKTACEVAEISYKKFRQLIQVNPDILMRLSSQMARRLQVTSEKVGNLAFLDVTGRIAQTLLNLAKQPDAMTHPDGMQIKITRQEIGQIVGCSRETVGRILKMLEDQNLISAHGKTIVVYGTR from the coding sequence ATGGTGCTTGGCAAACCGCAAACAGACCCGACTCTCGAATGGTTCTTGTCTCATTGCCATATTCATAAGTACCCATCGAAGAGCACGCTGATTCACCAGGGTGAAAAAGCGGAAACGTTGTATTACATCGTTAAAGGCTCAGTGGCAGTGCTGATCAAAGATGAAGAAGGGAAAGAAATGATCCTTTCTTATCTGAATCAGGGCGATTTTATTGGTGAATTAGGCCTCTTCGAAGAAGGTCAGGAACGTAGCGCCTGGGTACGTGCCAAAACCGCATGTGAAGTCGCTGAAATTTCCTACAAAAAATTTCGCCAATTAATCCAGGTCAACCCGGATATTCTGATGCGCCTGTCTTCTCAGATGGCTCGTCGTCTGCAGGTCACGTCTGAAAAAGTCGGCAACCTCGCCTTCCTCGACGTAACTGGTCGTATCGCGCAGACTCTGCTGAATCTGGCGAAACAGCCTGATGCGATGACCCACCCGGACGGCATGCAGATTAAAATCACCCGTCAGGAAATCGGCCAGATCGTTGGCTGCTCCCGTGAGACCGTCGGCCGTATTCTGAAGATGCTGGAAGATCAGAACCTGATCTCCGCACACGGTAAGACTATCGTCGTCTACGGCACCCGTTAA
- a CDS encoding FUSC family protein produces the protein MWRRLIYHPEINYALRQTLVLCLPVAVGLIIGQLHLGLLFSLVPACCNIAGLDTPHKRFFKRLAIGASLFAGCSLIMQLLLAKDIPLPLILTGLTLILGVTAELSPLHARLLPASLIAAIFTLSLAGNMPVWEPLLIYALGTLWYGLFNWFWFWMWREQPLRESLSLLYRELADYCETKYSMLTQHADPEKALPPLLVRQQKAVDLITQCYQQMHMLSAHRNNDYKRLLRAFQEALDLQEHISVSLHQPEEVQKLVERSHAEQVIRWNARTVAERLRVLADDILYHRLPTRFSMEKQIGTLEKIARQHPDNPVGQFCYWHFSRIARVLRTQRPLYARDLMADKQRRLPLIPALKNYLSLKSPALRNAGRICVMLSIASLMGSALHLPKPYWILMTILFVTQNGYGATRVRILHRSVGTLVGLVIAGVTLHFHIPEGFTLAAMLLITLVSYLIIRKNYGWATVGFTVTAVYTLQLLTLNGEQFIVPRFVDTIIGCLIAFGGTLWLWPQWQSGLLRKNAHDALEADQEAIRLILSNDPQATPLAYQRMRVNQAQNTLFNSLNQAMQEPGFNSHYLADMKLWVTHSQFIVEHINAMTTLAREHTMLTPDLAQRYLESCEIALQRCQQRLEYDGPGSSGDVNILEAPEMLSHGPLSTLEQHLQRVLGHLNTMHTISSVAWRQRPHHGIWLSRRLRDMKG, from the coding sequence ATGTGGCGAAGACTGATATACCACCCAGAGATCAACTACGCACTACGGCAGACGCTAGTGCTATGTTTACCTGTGGCTGTTGGTCTGATCATCGGTCAGCTTCATCTGGGCCTCCTCTTCTCCCTGGTCCCTGCCTGCTGCAACATTGCCGGTCTTGATACCCCGCATAAGCGCTTTTTCAAACGTTTAGCTATTGGCGCGTCTTTGTTTGCCGGATGCAGTTTGATCATGCAATTACTGCTGGCAAAAGATATACCACTGCCGCTTATCCTCACCGGCCTGACGCTAATTCTTGGTGTAACCGCCGAGTTGAGCCCTTTGCATGCGCGACTATTGCCTGCCTCACTTATCGCAGCGATTTTCACGCTAAGCCTGGCCGGCAACATGCCCGTCTGGGAGCCGCTGCTGATCTACGCGCTGGGCACGTTATGGTATGGCCTGTTCAACTGGTTCTGGTTTTGGATGTGGCGCGAACAGCCGCTCCGTGAATCGCTCAGCCTGTTGTATCGTGAATTAGCCGATTACTGTGAAACTAAGTACAGCATGCTGACCCAGCATGCCGACCCAGAAAAAGCGCTGCCTCCCCTGCTGGTTCGCCAACAAAAGGCAGTGGATCTGATTACCCAGTGTTATCAGCAAATGCATATGCTGTCGGCGCATCGCAACAACGATTACAAGCGCCTGCTGCGTGCCTTTCAGGAGGCGCTCGATTTACAAGAGCATATTTCCGTTAGCCTCCACCAGCCGGAAGAGGTGCAAAAGCTGGTCGAGCGTAGCCATGCGGAGCAGGTGATTCGCTGGAATGCGCGTACCGTAGCCGAACGCCTTCGGGTACTGGCCGATGATATTTTGTATCACCGTTTGCCGACCCGTTTCTCGATGGAAAAACAGATTGGCACACTGGAGAAAATCGCCAGGCAGCATCCGGACAACCCGGTGGGACAATTTTGCTACTGGCACTTTAGCCGTATTGCCCGCGTGCTACGCACCCAGCGCCCGTTGTATGCCCGTGACTTGATGGCTGACAAGCAGCGTCGGTTGCCGTTGATCCCAGCCCTGAAAAACTATCTGTCGTTGAAATCTCCAGCGCTGCGCAATGCCGGACGCATCTGCGTTATGTTGAGTATCGCCAGCCTGATGGGCAGCGCCTTACACCTGCCAAAGCCCTACTGGATTTTAATGACTATTCTGTTCGTCACGCAAAATGGCTACGGGGCGACCCGGGTACGCATCTTACATCGGTCGGTCGGTACGCTCGTTGGGCTGGTGATTGCCGGCGTCACGCTGCACTTTCATATTCCGGAAGGTTTCACGCTGGCAGCCATGCTGCTGATAACCCTGGTGAGCTATCTGATCATCCGTAAAAATTACGGCTGGGCTACCGTCGGCTTTACGGTCACGGCAGTTTACACCCTGCAACTGCTGACGCTGAACGGGGAACAGTTTATCGTGCCGCGGTTTGTCGATACGATCATTGGCTGCCTAATCGCCTTTGGCGGCACGCTCTGGCTGTGGCCACAGTGGCAGAGCGGTCTGTTGCGTAAGAACGCCCACGACGCGTTAGAAGCCGACCAGGAGGCCATTCGCCTGATCCTCAGCAACGATCCGCAGGCCACGCCGCTGGCGTATCAACGCATGCGGGTTAACCAGGCGCAGAACACGCTGTTCAACTCACTGAACCAGGCGATGCAGGAGCCAGGATTCAACTCGCACTACCTTGCGGACATGAAACTGTGGGTCACGCACAGCCAGTTCATCGTCGAACACATTAACGCGATGACCACGCTGGCAAGGGAACATACGATGCTGACGCCGGATTTGGCGCAGCGGTATCTGGAATCCTGTGAAATTGCGCTTCAGCGCTGTCAGCAGCGGCTGGAGTATGACGGACCGGGAAGCTCGGGCGATGTGAATATTCTCGAAGCGCCGGAGATGCTGTCCCACGGTCCGTTAAGCACTCTTGAGCAGCATCTGCAACGGGTTCTTGGGCATCTGAACACCATGCATACCATTTCGTCGGTAGCATGGCGTCAGCGACCGCACCACGGGATCTGGCTGAGCCGCCGACTACGGGACATGAAGGGTTAA
- a CDS encoding aspartate aminotransferase family protein, with the protein MATEQTAITRATFDEVILPIYAPAEFIPVKGKGSRVWDQQGKEYVDFAGGIAVTALGHCHPALVEALKTQGETLWHTSNVFTNEPALRLGRKIIDASFAERVLFMNSGTEANETAFKLARHYACVRHSPFKTKIIAFHNAFHGRSLFTVSVGGQPKYSDGFGPKPADIIHVPFNDLHAVKAVMDDHTCAVVVEPIQGEGGVTAATPEFLQGLRELCDQHQALLVFDEVQSGMGRTGDLFAYMHYGVTPDILTSAKALGGGFPVSAVLTTQEIASAFHVGSHGSTYGGNPLACAVAGAAFDIINTPEVLGGIQAKRQTFVQHLHKIDQQFDIFSDIRGMGLLIGAELKPQFKGRARDFLYAAAHEGVMVLNAGPDVMRFAPSLVVEQADIDEGMQRFAQAVAKVVG; encoded by the coding sequence ATGGCAACTGAACAAACTGCTATTACGCGCGCGACATTCGATGAAGTGATTCTGCCGATTTATGCACCGGCTGAGTTTATCCCGGTAAAAGGAAAAGGGAGTCGAGTCTGGGATCAACAGGGCAAAGAGTATGTTGATTTCGCGGGCGGCATTGCAGTTACCGCGCTAGGGCATTGCCATCCGGCACTGGTTGAGGCGTTAAAAACCCAGGGGGAAACCCTGTGGCATACCAGCAACGTTTTCACCAATGAACCCGCGCTGCGTTTAGGCCGTAAAATCATTGATGCGTCCTTCGCCGAGCGCGTGCTGTTCATGAATTCAGGTACGGAAGCCAACGAAACCGCCTTTAAGCTGGCGCGCCACTATGCCTGTGTGCGTCATAGCCCGTTCAAAACCAAAATCATTGCCTTCCATAATGCGTTTCACGGCCGTTCGCTGTTTACCGTTTCTGTTGGCGGGCAGCCGAAATACTCCGACGGCTTTGGACCAAAGCCGGCAGATATCATCCATGTCCCGTTTAACGATCTGCATGCGGTAAAAGCGGTGATGGACGATCACACCTGCGCGGTGGTGGTTGAGCCAATTCAGGGAGAAGGCGGCGTCACTGCGGCTACGCCGGAATTCCTGCAAGGTTTGCGCGAACTCTGTGACCAGCACCAGGCGCTGTTGGTATTTGATGAAGTGCAGAGCGGGATGGGGCGTACCGGCGATTTGTTTGCCTATATGCACTACGGCGTGACGCCGGATATCCTCACCAGCGCGAAGGCGCTCGGCGGCGGTTTCCCGGTGAGCGCGGTGCTGACCACTCAGGAGATTGCCTCCGCGTTCCACGTGGGGTCGCACGGTTCCACGTACGGCGGTAACCCGCTGGCCTGCGCGGTAGCGGGTGCAGCGTTTGATATCATCAACACGCCGGAAGTGCTGGGAGGCATTCAGGCCAAACGTCAGACGTTTGTCCAGCATTTGCACAAGATTGATCAACAGTTCGACATTTTCAGCGATATTCGCGGGATGGGGCTGCTGATTGGCGCCGAGTTGAAGCCGCAGTTTAAAGGCCGGGCGCGCGATTTCCTCTATGCCGCCGCGCACGAAGGGGTGATGGTGCTGAACGCCGGGCCGGACGTAATGCGTTTCGCGCCGTCGCTGGTGGTAGAGCAGGCGGATATCGATGAAGGGATGCAGCGTTTCGCGCAGGCTGTCGCGAAGGTGGTGGGCTGA
- the pabA gene encoding aminodeoxychorismate synthase component 2, protein MILLIDNYDSFTWNLYQYFCELGADVLVRRNDELTLAQIDALSPQKIVISPGPCTPDDAGISLDVIRHFAGNIPLLGVCLGHQAMAQAFGASVVRAAKVMHGKTSPITHNGQGVFQGLANPLTVTRYHSLVVAPETLPDCFEVTAWSETQEIMGIRHREWDMEGVQFHPESILSEQGHQLLANFLNR, encoded by the coding sequence ATGATCCTGCTTATTGATAACTATGATTCTTTTACCTGGAACCTGTACCAATACTTCTGCGAACTGGGCGCTGATGTCCTTGTCAGGCGTAACGACGAGCTGACGCTGGCGCAAATTGATGCGTTGAGCCCGCAAAAAATCGTGATTTCCCCAGGACCCTGCACGCCGGATGACGCCGGTATCTCGCTGGATGTAATTCGCCATTTCGCGGGCAACATCCCTCTGCTGGGCGTGTGTCTCGGTCACCAGGCGATGGCGCAGGCCTTTGGCGCGAGCGTGGTTCGGGCGGCAAAAGTGATGCACGGTAAAACCTCGCCGATTACGCATAACGGGCAGGGCGTTTTTCAGGGACTCGCCAACCCATTAACGGTGACGCGCTACCATTCTCTGGTGGTTGCCCCCGAAACGCTTCCTGACTGCTTTGAAGTGACGGCCTGGAGTGAAACGCAGGAGATTATGGGCATTCGTCACCGTGAGTGGGATATGGAAGGGGTGCAGTTTCACCCGGAGAGTATTCTCAGCGAACAGGGGCATCAGCTGCTGGCTAATTTCCTCAATCGCTGA
- a CDS encoding putative adenosine monophosphate-protein transferase Fic, producing the protein MSDKFGDGRDPYLYPGLNVMRNRLGIHQAQRLTQAAYELTALRAATIELGPLKRGLPHLCAIHRQLYRDIFDWAGHLREVDIYQGDTRFCHFAYIEKEGNALMQDLEDESWLVGLPEDKFVDRLAHYYCEINVLHPFRIGSGLAQRIFFEQLAIHAGYMLSWDDIPVEEWNLANQSGAMGDLSALRAIFRKVVSEAPETE; encoded by the coding sequence ATGAGCGATAAATTCGGTGATGGACGCGACCCCTATTTGTATCCGGGCCTGAATGTCATGCGTAACCGTCTGGGGATCCATCAGGCGCAACGACTGACGCAGGCGGCCTATGAACTGACGGCGCTGCGTGCGGCCACTATCGAGCTGGGCCCGCTTAAACGGGGATTGCCGCATCTGTGCGCCATTCATCGCCAGCTGTATCGGGATATTTTTGACTGGGCGGGACATCTGCGGGAAGTCGATATCTACCAGGGCGATACCCGTTTTTGCCATTTCGCTTATATCGAGAAAGAGGGCAATGCGTTGATGCAGGACCTGGAAGATGAGTCCTGGCTGGTGGGGTTGCCGGAAGACAAGTTTGTCGATCGTCTTGCACACTATTATTGCGAAATCAACGTGCTGCATCCGTTTCGTATTGGCAGCGGCCTGGCGCAGCGTATTTTCTTCGAACAATTAGCGATTCATGCCGGGTATATGCTGAGCTGGGATGACATCCCGGTTGAGGAGTGGAATCTGGCTAATCAGAGCGGGGCGATGGGTGACTTGTCTGCGCTGCGGGCGATATTTCGTAAAGTGGTAAGCGAAGCCCCGGAAACTGAGTAG
- a CDS encoding YhfG family protein — MKKLTDKQKSRLWEQRRNANFQASRRLEGVDIPRVTLSAEDALARLEELRRHYER, encoded by the coding sequence GTGAAAAAACTCACCGATAAACAAAAGTCCCGGCTCTGGGAACAACGACGAAATGCCAATTTCCAGGCCAGTCGGCGGCTGGAAGGTGTGGATATTCCACGGGTTACTCTGAGTGCTGAAGACGCCCTGGCGCGTCTTGAAGAGTTGAGGAGGCACTATGAGCGATAA
- the ppiA gene encoding peptidylprolyl isomerase A: MLKSTLAAVAAVLALSALSPAALAAKGDPHVLLTTSAGNIELELNSQKAPVSVQNFVDYVNSGFYNNTTFHRVIPGFMVQGGGFTEQMQQKKPNPPIKNEADNGLRNTRGTIAMARTADKDSATSQFFINIADNAFLDHGQRDFGYAVFGKVVKGMDVADKISQVQTHDVGPYQNVPSKPIVILSAKVLP, from the coding sequence ATGCTCAAATCGACTCTGGCGGCTGTTGCAGCTGTTCTCGCTCTTTCTGCTCTTTCTCCCGCAGCACTGGCAGCAAAAGGTGACCCGCATGTCCTGCTGACAACCTCTGCCGGTAACATTGAGCTGGAGCTGAACAGTCAGAAAGCCCCGGTTTCAGTGCAAAACTTTGTCGATTATGTCAACAGCGGTTTCTATAACAACACTACGTTCCACCGCGTGATCCCTGGCTTCATGGTGCAGGGCGGCGGTTTTACCGAGCAGATGCAGCAGAAGAAACCTAACCCGCCAATCAAGAATGAAGCCGATAACGGACTGCGTAACACCCGCGGCACGATTGCTATGGCGCGTACAGCGGATAAAGACAGCGCGACCAGCCAGTTCTTTATCAACATTGCGGACAATGCGTTCCTCGATCACGGCCAGCGCGACTTTGGCTACGCTGTCTTCGGTAAAGTTGTGAAAGGTATGGATGTCGCGGATAAGATCTCTCAGGTACAGACCCATGATGTCGGTCCTTACCAGAATGTTCCGTCAAAACCGATTGTTATCCTGTCTGCTAAAGTCCTGCCATAA
- the tsgA gene encoding MFS transporter TsgA: MTNSNRIKLTWISFLSYALTGALVIVTGMVMGNIAEYFHLPVSSMSNTFTFLNAGILISIFLNAWLMEIVPLKTQLRFGFILMVLAVAGLMLSHSLALFSAAMFVLGLVSGITMSIGTFLVTQMYEGRQRGSRLLFTDSFFSMAGMIFPMVAAFLLARSIEWYWVYACIGLVYVAIFLLTFGCEFPALGKHAQQPDAPVVKEKWGIGVLFLAIAALCYILGQLGFISWVPEYAKSLGMSLNDAGKLVSDFWMSYMVGMWAFSFILRFFDLQRILTVLAGLATVLMYLFITGTPEHMPWFILTLGFFSSAIYTTIITLGSQQTKVASPKLVNFVLTCGTIGTMLTFVVTGPIVAHSGPLAALQTANGLYAVVFVMCFILGFVTRHRQHNVPATH; this comes from the coding sequence ATGACTAACAGCAATCGCATCAAGCTCACATGGATTAGCTTTCTCTCCTACGCCCTGACAGGCGCGTTGGTAATTGTCACCGGGATGGTGATGGGAAACATCGCAGAGTACTTCCATTTGCCCGTTTCCAGTATGAGTAACACCTTCACCTTTCTGAATGCCGGCATTCTGATCTCTATCTTCCTGAATGCCTGGCTGATGGAAATTGTGCCCCTGAAAACCCAATTGCGCTTTGGCTTTATCCTGATGGTTCTGGCGGTCGCCGGACTGATGCTCAGCCATAGCCTGGCCTTGTTCTCAGCCGCCATGTTTGTACTGGGTCTGGTGAGCGGTATCACCATGTCGATTGGTACGTTTCTGGTGACTCAGATGTACGAAGGCCGCCAGCGCGGTTCTCGTCTGCTGTTTACTGACTCCTTCTTCAGCATGGCTGGCATGATTTTCCCGATGGTGGCCGCGTTCCTGTTAGCGCGCAGCATCGAATGGTATTGGGTCTATGCCTGTATCGGCCTGGTATACGTCGCCATTTTCCTGCTGACCTTCGGCTGCGAATTCCCGGCGCTGGGCAAACACGCGCAGCAACCGGACGCGCCGGTAGTGAAAGAAAAATGGGGTATTGGCGTGCTGTTCCTGGCGATCGCCGCACTGTGCTACATCCTCGGTCAGTTGGGCTTTATCTCCTGGGTGCCGGAATACGCCAAAAGCCTTGGCATGAGCCTGAACGACGCAGGTAAACTGGTCAGCGACTTCTGGATGTCTTACATGGTTGGCATGTGGGCGTTTAGCTTTATCCTGCGTTTCTTCGATTTGCAGCGCATCCTGACCGTACTGGCGGGTTTGGCCACCGTCCTGATGTATCTGTTCATCACCGGTACGCCGGAGCATATGCCGTGGTTTATTCTGACACTGGGCTTCTTCTCCAGCGCGATTTATACCACCATTATTACTCTCGGCTCCCAGCAGACGAAGGTCGCATCACCTAAACTGGTTAACTTCGTTCTGACCTGCGGCACCATTGGTACTATGCTCACTTTCGTGGTAACCGGCCCTATCGTGGCGCACAGCGGACCGCTGGCAGCATTACAGACGGCCAACGGCTTGTATGCCGTAGTATTCGTGATGTGCTTCATCCTTGGGTTCGTCACGCGCCATCGCCAACATAACGTGCCAGCAACGCATTAA
- the nirB gene encoding NADPH-nitrite reductase large subunit: MSKVRLAIIGNGMVGHRFIEDLLDKSDAANFDITVFCEEPRKAYDRVHLSSYFSHHTAEELSLVREGFYEKHGVKVLVGERAITINRQEKVIHSSAGRTVYYDKLIMATGSYPWIPPIKGSETQDCFVYRTIEDLNAIESCARRSKRGAVVGGGLLGLEAAGALKSLGVETHVIEFAPMLMAEQLDHMGGEQLRRKIESMGVRVHTSKNTKEIVQEGTEARKTMRFADGSELEVDFIVFSTGIRPRDKLATQCGLDVAPRGGIVINDTCQTSDPDIYAIGECASWNNRVYGLVAPGYKMAQVAVDHILETENAFEGADLSAKLKLLGVDVGGIGDAHARTPGARSYVYLDESKEVYKRLIVSEDNKTLLGAVLVGDTSDYGNLLQLVLNAIELPENPDSLILPAHAGSGKPSIGVDKLPDSAQICSCFDVTKGMLIAAINKGCHTVAALKAETKAGTGCGGCIPLVTQVLNAELAKQGIEVNNNLCEHFPYSRQELFHLIRVEGIKTFEELLAKHGKGYGCEVCKPTVGSLLASCWNEYILKPQHTPLQDTNDNFLANIQKDGTYSVIPRSAGGEITPEGLVAVGRIAREFNLYTKITGSQRIGLFGAQKDDLPEIWRQLIEAGFETGHAYAKALRMAKTCVGSTWCRYGVGDSVGFGVELENRYKGIRTPHKMKFGVSGCTRECAEAQGKDVGIIATEKGWNLYVCGNGGMKPRHADLLAADIDRDTLLKYLDRFMMFYIRTADKLTRTAPWLDNLEGGIEYLKSVIIDDKLGLNQHLEEEMTRLREAVVCEWTETVNTPSAQVRFKHFINSEKRDPNVQVVPEREQHRPATPYERIPVTLVEENA, encoded by the coding sequence ATGAGCAAAGTCAGACTCGCTATTATCGGTAATGGTATGGTCGGCCATCGCTTTATTGAGGATCTTCTTGATAAATCCGACGCTGCCAATTTTGATATTACCGTCTTCTGTGAAGAACCCCGCAAAGCGTACGACCGTGTACACCTGTCCTCCTACTTCTCCCACCACACCGCCGAAGAGCTTTCTCTGGTGCGTGAAGGATTCTACGAGAAGCACGGCGTTAAGGTGTTAGTGGGCGAGCGCGCAATTACCATCAACCGCCAGGAGAAGGTGATCCACTCCAGCGCGGGTCGTACGGTCTATTACGATAAGTTGATCATGGCGACGGGCTCTTACCCGTGGATCCCGCCGATTAAAGGTTCGGAAACCCAGGACTGCTTCGTTTACCGTACCATCGAAGACCTCAACGCCATTGAGTCTTGCGCACGCCGGAGCAAACGCGGCGCCGTCGTCGGGGGTGGCCTGCTGGGCCTGGAAGCCGCCGGCGCGCTGAAAAGCCTCGGCGTTGAAACCCACGTGATTGAATTCGCCCCAATGCTGATGGCTGAACAGCTGGATCATATGGGTGGCGAGCAGTTACGTCGCAAAATTGAAAGCATGGGCGTGCGCGTGCACACCAGCAAAAACACCAAAGAGATCGTCCAGGAAGGCACCGAAGCGCGCAAAACCATGCGTTTTGCCGACGGTAGCGAACTGGAAGTCGATTTCATCGTCTTCTCTACCGGTATTCGTCCACGCGACAAACTGGCCACCCAATGCGGCCTGGACGTCGCTCCGCGCGGTGGTATCGTGATTAACGACACCTGCCAGACTTCTGACCCGGATATCTATGCCATCGGCGAATGCGCCAGCTGGAACAACCGCGTGTATGGTCTGGTCGCTCCAGGCTACAAAATGGCGCAGGTTGCCGTTGACCATATTCTCGAAACCGAAAACGCCTTTGAAGGCGCGGATCTGAGCGCCAAGCTGAAGCTGCTCGGCGTTGACGTCGGCGGGATTGGCGACGCACATGCGCGTACGCCGGGTGCCCGTAGCTACGTCTATCTCGACGAAAGCAAAGAAGTCTACAAACGCCTGATCGTTAGCGAAGATAACAAAACCCTGCTCGGCGCAGTTTTAGTCGGCGACACCAGCGATTACGGCAACCTGCTGCAGCTGGTGCTGAACGCCATCGAACTGCCGGAAAACCCGGATTCACTGATTCTGCCAGCACACGCGGGTAGCGGTAAGCCGTCTATCGGTGTCGATAAACTGCCGGACAGCGCGCAGATTTGCTCCTGCTTCGATGTCACCAAAGGCATGCTGATTGCCGCTATCAACAAAGGCTGCCACACCGTTGCAGCGCTGAAAGCTGAAACCAAAGCCGGTACCGGCTGTGGCGGGTGTATCCCGCTGGTAACGCAGGTCCTGAACGCCGAACTGGCGAAACAGGGTATCGAAGTTAACAACAACCTGTGCGAACACTTCCCGTACTCACGTCAGGAACTGTTCCATCTCATCCGCGTAGAAGGCATCAAAACCTTCGAAGAGTTACTGGCAAAACACGGGAAAGGCTACGGCTGTGAAGTGTGTAAGCCGACCGTCGGTTCTCTGCTGGCTTCCTGCTGGAATGAGTACATCCTCAAACCGCAGCACACGCCTCTGCAGGACACCAACGACAACTTCCTGGCGAACATCCAGAAAGACGGTACCTACTCCGTGATCCCGCGCTCTGCGGGTGGTGAGATTACCCCTGAAGGGCTGGTGGCCGTGGGCCGTATCGCGCGTGAATTTAACCTGTACACCAAAATCACCGGTTCTCAGCGTATCGGCCTGTTCGGCGCGCAAAAAGACGACCTGCCGGAAATCTGGCGTCAGCTGATTGAAGCGGGCTTTGAAACCGGCCACGCGTACGCCAAAGCGCTGCGTATGGCAAAAACCTGCGTGGGCAGCACCTGGTGCCGTTACGGCGTCGGCGATAGCGTCGGCTTCGGCGTAGAACTGGAAAATCGCTACAAAGGCATTCGTACCCCGCACAAAATGAAATTCGGCGTCTCCGGCTGTACCCGTGAATGTGCGGAGGCTCAGGGTAAAGACGTGGGTATCATCGCCACAGAGAAAGGCTGGAACCTGTACGTTTGCGGTAACGGCGGGATGAAACCTCGTCATGCGGATCTGCTGGCGGCGGATATCGATCGCGACACGCTGCTCAAGTACCTTGACCGTTTCATGATGTTCTACATCCGTACCGCCGACAAACTGACCCGTACCGCACCGTGGTTAGACAATCTGGAAGGCGGTATCGAGTATCTGAAATCTGTCATCATCGACGACAAGCTGGGTCTGAACCAGCACCTGGAAGAAGAGATGACCCGTCTGCGTGAAGCGGTGGTCTGCGAATGGACAGAAACGGTTAACACCCCATCCGCGCAGGTTCGCTTCAAACACTTTATCAACAGCGAAAAACGCGATCCAAATGTCCAGGTTGTGCCTGAACGTGAACAACATCGTCCGGCCACGCCTTATGAGCGTATTCCGGTGACTCTGGTGGAGGAAAACGCATGA
- the nirD gene encoding nitrite reductase small subunit NirD yields the protein MSQWQNICKIDDILPATGVCALLGSEQVAIFRPYHSDQVFAISNIDPFFESSVLSRGLIAEHQGELWVASPLKKQRFRLSDGLCMEDEQFSVKHYEARVKDGTVQLRG from the coding sequence ATGAGCCAGTGGCAAAACATCTGCAAAATCGATGACATTCTGCCTGCAACAGGCGTCTGCGCCCTGTTAGGTAGTGAGCAAGTTGCGATTTTCCGCCCGTATCACAGCGACCAGGTGTTTGCGATCAGCAACATCGACCCGTTCTTTGAGTCCAGCGTACTTTCTCGTGGGCTGATTGCTGAACATCAGGGCGAACTGTGGGTCGCCAGCCCGCTGAAAAAACAGCGCTTTCGTTTAAGCGACGGCCTGTGCATGGAAGACGAACAGTTCTCCGTGAAACATTACGAAGCGCGAGTGAAAGACGGCACGGTACAACTGCGCGGTTAA